In the genome of Methanococcoides burtonii DSM 6242, the window TTATCTTATTAAGGGTGCTGATGATCCCTGCCATCACAGCGGTCTGGGCAGCCACAGTATAGGGAACATTGCCTGTAAAGGCCAATGCTGCAACGGATGCTACAACGGCGGAACTGCTTACCAGTCCTCCAAGTGCTGTAATGTAGATACCGGTACTTCCTGCAAACTCTCCTGCAAGACTTGTGATCACCAGAAGGATGGAGAACAGGGTACCGAACTTGAAGGCAGGTTTCAGTGCGAACGGTGAACCTATCTCCAGTGGTTCTGTCATTATATCATAGCTCTTCCTCCGTATCGCGATGATGATCAGAATAACAACAAGCATCGCGAGCTGTGGGGGTATCATTGCCAGCATTGTTTTTCCGGTGGGGTCGACTATCAATGCAATAAGCGTGTTACTGATGATCATTGATATGTTTGACATTAGTATGCCGATGTAAAGGGCATGTATAAGGCTGGACTGTTTCTTCGACAATGCAGCCAGTGCAGCAGTAGTGGCTTCACTACTGATAAAACCTCCAAAAAGACCGGAATAGGACATCCCGCCTTTAGTGCCGAACCTCTTGAGCGATATATAGCTGATGAATCCTATGAACATTACCAGAACCACAATGAGTATGGCGGATTTAAGGTTCAGTACACCCATTACTGGCTCTTCCGGCATAAGTGGGTATAGAATAAAAGCAACTGCAAGGAACTGAACTCCATTGAGGATCTCATCGTCTGTAAGATGTTCGGCAAAAGAATGCAAAGGTTTCTTCTCGATAAGCAGGAAAGTGATGATAACTCCTATAATGATGGCAAAAAGATAATATCCCATTGCTACAAGCATTCCCAGAAGATATGTTAGAAAAAGGGCGATGGAACTTGTCATTCCCAGCTTGCCACTGATCATATATATTCTGTATATCAGGAAAAAACATGATGCTGCAATGAGTGCTGTGGTTATTTGAAGGATCATCATGTCTATTAGTTGGGCTACAAATGTAGCAACCATGCCACATATACATACTATTGCGAAAGTACGTACTCCTGCAAATACTTCCTGGTCCTGACGGTGGTGTTCACGTTCAATTCCTATAAGGATACCTATCATTAAAGACAGAACGACCTTTGTGAGGAAATCGTAGAGTACCGGGTCTATGCCCAGATCAAATGCCAGCACTGTTACGCCCCTCTCCATAAATGTTCATATTATCAGTTTTCCGAAAGAACAGACATCTATATTCTATGATGTGCTTTCCTGTATGGTACTAATATATATCTCATGAACCTTTATATTATTTTTTAACATTTGTTACTTGTTCCCAATACTAATTTTTATAAATTTCAAAGGGAAGGGTAAGGTTGTAAGTTGATAGTTCAGCAGGTATTCATAAAAGGAATAGCTCACAGTTCCTATTTGCTTGGTGGTGATAAATTCTGTGCAGTGATCGATCCATCCCGGGATGTCGATGTATTTCTCGATATGGCCTTTGACATGGGCTGGAAAATAACTCACATACTGGAAACACACCTTCATGCGGATTTCATCTCTGGTCATGTGGACCTGATGAAAAGAACAGGTGCGGATATTTTTGTTCCCGGTTCTGCGAATTGTGAGTTTGATGCAGTGAGTGTTTCAGAGGGCGATATTTTTGTGATCGAGGATATGTCCATTAAAGTGATGGATACTCCCGGTCACACTCCTGAACACGTTTCCTATGTCGTGACCGATCGCGCAAGAGGGGTTGATCCGGTGTGTGTTTTTTGCGGTGACACTCTTTTTGTTGGGGATGTAGGCATACCTGATCTATTCCCG includes:
- a CDS encoding MgtC/SapB family protein, with the protein product MERGVTVLAFDLGIDPVLYDFLTKVVLSLMIGILIGIEREHHRQDQEVFAGVRTFAIVCICGMVATFVAQLIDMMILQITTALIAASCFFLIYRIYMISGKLGMTSSIALFLTYLLGMLVAMGYYLFAIIIGVIITFLLIEKKPLHSFAEHLTDDEILNGVQFLAVAFILYPLMPEEPVMGVLNLKSAILIVVLVMFIGFISYISLKRFGTKGGMSYSGLFGGFISSEATTAALAALSKKQSSLIHALYIGILMSNISMIISNTLIALIVDPTGKTMLAMIPPQLAMLVVILIIIAIRRKSYDIMTEPLEIGSPFALKPAFKFGTLFSILLVITSLAGEFAGSTGIYITALGGLVSSSAVVASVAALAFTGNVPYTVAAQTAVMAGIISTLNKIMLIRISGSKELYYHSRNTFVLIAIVGTVVLYLWSHFDLAGL
- a CDS encoding MBL fold metallo-hydrolase, whose protein sequence is MIVQQVFIKGIAHSSYLLGGDKFCAVIDPSRDVDVFLDMAFDMGWKITHILETHLHADFISGHVDLMKRTGADIFVPGSANCEFDAVSVSEGDIFVIEDMSIKVMDTPGHTPEHVSYVVTDRARGVDPVCVFCGDTLFVGDVGIPDLFPGKAEELASELYDSLHEKLLCLPFL